A genomic region of Brevibacillus sp. JNUCC-41 contains the following coding sequences:
- a CDS encoding alpha/beta fold hydrolase, with protein MAFIEVEEGVRLFYEEKGQGRPVIFIHGVWMSSRFFKRQLPYFSEKYRTILLDLRSHGQSNHVHYGNTVSVYAKDLHAFIGKLGLKDVILVGWSMGAFVVWDYLKQFGEGNIHSTVIVDELASDFKWHDFNIGAFDMDTLIAFMTEIQTNRAPFLQSFLASMFNNELSVGDASWMLREVTKMPESIASSILFDQSIVDYREFLPKINIPTLLCFGRHEKVIPVAAGEHLHENIPNSKLVIFEDSCHCPFMEESDLFNETVDCFIQKGV; from the coding sequence ATGGCATTTATTGAGGTGGAAGAGGGCGTTCGGTTGTTTTATGAAGAAAAGGGCCAGGGAAGACCGGTTATTTTTATCCATGGTGTGTGGATGAGCAGCCGGTTCTTTAAAAGGCAGCTTCCGTACTTTTCAGAGAAATATAGAACAATCTTACTTGATTTAAGAAGCCATGGTCAGTCAAACCATGTACATTACGGAAATACGGTCTCCGTTTATGCAAAAGATCTTCATGCATTCATAGGTAAACTGGGGTTAAAGGATGTCATACTTGTAGGCTGGTCCATGGGGGCATTTGTCGTCTGGGATTATCTTAAGCAATTCGGTGAGGGAAATATTCATTCAACCGTGATTGTGGATGAATTGGCCTCTGATTTTAAGTGGCACGATTTTAATATCGGTGCATTTGATATGGACACGTTGATTGCCTTCATGACTGAAATTCAAACGAATCGTGCCCCATTTTTACAAAGCTTCCTTGCTTCCATGTTCAACAATGAATTATCTGTAGGGGATGCAAGCTGGATGCTTAGGGAAGTGACCAAAATGCCGGAATCCATTGCCAGTAGCATTCTATTTGACCAATCGATTGTAGACTATCGTGAATTCTTGCCAAAAATCAATATTCCGACACTTCTCTGTTTTGGAAGGCATGAAAAAGTAATTCCTGTTGCAGCAGGGGAACATTTGCATGAAAATATTCCGAATTCCAAACTAGTAATCTTTG